The following coding sequences lie in one Deltaproteobacteria bacterium genomic window:
- a CDS encoding phage tail protein, translating into MSLLELLNARTPGADQQNKVYGVVVGIVRDIKDPLNLGRVKVDFPWMGEAAEAVSISSEEDRAHSYWARIATLMAGSGRGTYFVPEVGEEVLVAFEHGDLDRPFVIGSLWNADDEPPESMDGEGKNHLRTIHSRSGHVLTFDDNIDEEKARLIIKSQGGHEIHLDDGKGQEKIELKTKEGHTITLDDAAGTVTLADKAGNEMVLDSNANSLTVKTGGNQDQTVGGNLTINVTGTVTISAPSAITLDATSIKLGSSAALTLVNDTFLDIFNAHFHVGNLGAPTSPPTVPAIKSVQSTIFTKGA; encoded by the coding sequence ATGAGCCTGCTCGAACTTCTCAATGCCCGCACTCCCGGGGCCGACCAGCAGAACAAGGTGTACGGCGTGGTGGTCGGCATAGTCCGGGACATAAAGGATCCCCTCAACCTCGGCCGGGTCAAGGTCGACTTCCCCTGGATGGGTGAGGCCGCAGAAGCGGTATCCATCTCTTCCGAGGAGGATCGGGCCCACAGCTACTGGGCGCGCATCGCCACGCTCATGGCTGGAAGTGGGCGGGGTACTTACTTCGTCCCCGAGGTAGGGGAAGAGGTGCTCGTGGCCTTCGAGCACGGAGACCTGGACCGTCCCTTTGTCATCGGCTCTCTTTGGAACGCCGACGACGAACCCCCGGAGAGCATGGATGGGGAGGGCAAGAACCACCTCCGTACCATCCACTCCAGGAGCGGCCACGTTCTTACCTTCGACGACAACATCGACGAGGAGAAGGCGAGATTGATCATAAAGAGCCAGGGTGGGCACGAGATCCACCTGGACGACGGAAAAGGACAGGAAAAGATCGAGTTGAAAACCAAGGAGGGCCACACTATCACCCTCGACGATGCAGCCGGCACCGTGACCCTGGCCGACAAGGCCGGCAACGAGATGGTGCTCGACTCGAATGCCAATTCCCTGACCGTCAAGACCGGTGGAAACCAGGACCAGACAGTGGGGGGCAACCTGACAATCAACGTGACAGGCACGGTGACCATCTCGGCCCCTTCCGCGATAACACTGGATGCCACCTCGATCAAGCTGGGCTCCTCCGCCGCCCTGACCCTGGTGAACGACACCTTTCTCGATATCTTCAACGCCCATTTCCACGTGGGTAACCTCGGTGCTCCAACGTCGCCGCCGACCGTACCGGCGATCAAGAGCGTCCAGAGCACGATCTTCACCAAAGGAGCGTAG
- a CDS encoding LysM peptidoglycan-binding domain-containing protein translates to MELEKATIWYEIKNKKEVVQVLFNPTEYRLNKANQFAEVAIPGLGTPPLQFVRGNARTLSMQLFFDTYEQGSDVREHTQKIMKLLEIHRELHAPPVCHFNWGRLDFAGVLERADQRFTLFLPDGTPVRATVDVSFKEYCEAQKQAGNLQSADFTKRYVVKRGDTLNRIAHQEYGDPGLWRPIAQENRMDDPLALRPGQVLVIPALE, encoded by the coding sequence ATGGAACTCGAAAAGGCGACGATCTGGTACGAGATAAAGAACAAGAAAGAGGTCGTCCAGGTCCTGTTCAACCCCACGGAATATCGACTCAACAAGGCCAACCAGTTTGCCGAGGTGGCCATACCCGGCCTGGGTACCCCGCCGCTTCAGTTTGTCCGCGGAAATGCCCGTACGCTCTCCATGCAGTTGTTCTTCGATACCTATGAACAGGGCTCTGATGTGAGGGAGCACACCCAGAAGATCATGAAGCTCCTGGAGATCCACAGAGAGCTCCACGCTCCCCCAGTCTGCCACTTCAACTGGGGCAGACTCGATTTTGCCGGGGTGCTGGAAAGGGCAGACCAGCGCTTCACCCTTTTCCTCCCGGACGGAACCCCTGTCAGGGCCACGGTGGACGTCTCTTTCAAGGAATACTGCGAGGCACAGAAACAGGCTGGGAACCTCCAGTCAGCGGATTTCACCAAGCGTTACGTGGTCAAGAGGGGTGATACCCTGAACAGGATCGCTCACCAGGAGTATGGCGACCCAGGATTGTGGCGACCCATCGCCCAGGAGAACCGCATGGATGACCCCCTTGCCCTTAGACCAGGGCAAGTGCTGGTCATCCCTGCCTTGGAGTGA
- a CDS encoding phage late control D family protein produces MSPGRSYAPSFRILLGGTELRHGVTADVLSVTVVDNADRADSFSFTVRDHLPEPDRLFPGGERLQWMDSRIFDEGNRVEIYMGYADDLVSMMVGEITAVNPSFPASGQPTLRVQGYSLYHRLQRTRLRKPFKATTDSGIVRQIATQMNLEPMVDETEVEYPLVSPKGETCASFLRQRAERIGYEVVVKRETLYFQRPRYLENPSPGLTLEWGRSLIHFSPRLSTFNAPTEVTVRGSQTSQGRGKEPLVGTARAGDERVKMGTETGQQIARSVFGDHHLLVEDHNITTSQEANEVARARLETQAMNFITGSGSCIGNPRLRARMVLALKGLGKRFSGNYYVTAATHTIDGGGYRTDFQVKRNAR; encoded by the coding sequence GTGAGTCCAGGCAGGTCTTATGCACCCAGCTTTCGAATCCTGCTCGGCGGCACCGAGCTCCGTCACGGCGTCACCGCCGACGTGCTTTCGGTGACCGTGGTCGACAATGCAGACCGGGCCGACTCCTTCAGCTTCACCGTCCGGGATCACCTCCCTGAACCTGATCGCCTCTTCCCAGGTGGAGAGAGGCTCCAGTGGATGGACAGCCGTATCTTTGACGAGGGTAACAGGGTGGAGATCTACATGGGTTACGCGGACGATCTCGTCTCCATGATGGTTGGGGAGATAACCGCGGTCAATCCCAGTTTTCCAGCCAGTGGACAGCCCACCTTGAGGGTGCAGGGATACAGCCTCTATCACAGGCTCCAGCGGACGCGCCTTCGAAAGCCGTTCAAGGCCACCACCGACAGTGGAATCGTCCGCCAAATCGCCACCCAGATGAACCTGGAGCCCATGGTGGATGAGACCGAGGTGGAGTATCCCCTGGTCTCCCCCAAAGGGGAGACGTGCGCCTCTTTTCTCAGGCAAAGGGCCGAGCGGATCGGCTACGAGGTGGTGGTGAAACGAGAGACCCTCTACTTTCAACGCCCCCGCTATCTGGAGAACCCGAGCCCCGGGTTGACCCTTGAGTGGGGCAGGAGTCTCATCCATTTCAGCCCCAGGCTCTCCACCTTCAATGCTCCCACAGAGGTCACGGTGAGGGGATCTCAGACCTCGCAGGGCCGGGGCAAGGAACCCCTGGTGGGCACTGCCCGGGCCGGCGATGAGCGGGTTAAGATGGGCACAGAGACAGGCCAACAGATAGCCCGCAGTGTCTTCGGTGACCATCACCTCCTGGTGGAGGACCACAACATTACCACCTCCCAGGAGGCAAACGAGGTGGCCCGAGCCAGGCTCGAGACCCAGGCCATGAATTTCATCACAGGAAGCGGTTCCTGCATCGGCAACCCGAGGCTCAGGGCGAGGATGGTACTCGCCCTCAAAGGCCTGGGGAAGAGATTCAGCGGGAACTATTACGTCACCGCGGCCACCCACACCATCGACGGCGGGGGGTACCGTACGGATTTCCAGGTAAAGAGGAACGCCAGATGA
- a CDS encoding GPW/gp25 family protein, whose protein sequence is MSQEFLGVGWKFPVQTDDQGEIALSRHEEDIRERIWIILGTAPGERLMRPEFGCGIHDYVFSPNNSRTAGLVRFHVEEALTRWEPRIDLEEVNVQADPGRPVLLRINIRYRVRATDTRFNLVYPFYLERGEVR, encoded by the coding sequence ATGAGCCAGGAGTTCCTCGGGGTGGGATGGAAGTTTCCCGTGCAGACCGACGACCAGGGCGAGATCGCTCTCAGCCGCCATGAAGAGGATATTCGAGAGCGGATCTGGATCATCCTCGGCACCGCACCTGGAGAGAGGCTGATGCGTCCTGAGTTCGGCTGCGGCATCCACGACTACGTGTTCTCCCCGAACAACAGCCGTACTGCCGGCCTTGTCCGCTTTCATGTGGAAGAGGCCCTCACCCGCTGGGAACCGCGGATCGACCTGGAGGAGGTGAATGTCCAGGCCGACCCGGGCCGGCCGGTCCTGTTGCGGATCAATATCCGCTACCGGGTTCGGGCCACGGACACCCGTTTCAACCTGGTCTATCCCTTCTACCTGGAACGTGGGGAGGTACGATGA